A DNA window from Enoplosus armatus isolate fEnoArm2 chromosome 9, fEnoArm2.hap1, whole genome shotgun sequence contains the following coding sequences:
- the crot gene encoding peroxisomal carnitine O-octanoyltransferase isoform X1, with protein sequence MANHLSQSLPERTFQYQSSLPPLPVPLLEISLAKYLDAVHPFASKKEFKATADIVKKFQEGVGKELHLKLLQRARTKKNWLEEWWLDAAYLEVRIPSQLNVNFGGPGPYLEHCWPPAEGTHLQRASISTWHTLQYWNLIRTERLAPQKAGKTALDMDQFRMLFCTCKVPGIKKDTIRNYFKTEREGPCPSHLVVSCRGRIFTFDALCDGQILTPPELLRQLRYVKERCDGEPEGDGVSALTSEERTRWAKAREHLISIDPHNKTILETIQSSLFIISLDETKPYSTPENYTNMTLEALTGNPTVRWGDKSYNSIVFSDGTFGSTCDHAPYDAMVLVSMCWYLDQQIKATEGKWKGSDTVRPTPLPEELVFTVDEKVRSDINHAKQQYLESTQDLQVVCYAFTAFGKAAIKQKKLHPDTFIQLAMQLAYYRIHQKPGSCYETAMTRKFYHGRTETMRPCTQEAVKWCEAMMDPACDVSVNAKRKAMLLAFSKHNKLMAEAQEGKGFDRHLLGLYLIAKEEGRPTPELFMDPLYAKSGGGGNFVLSSSLVGYTTVLGAVAPMVHHGYGFFYRIRDDRIVVSISAWKSCRQTDAASLFNSFCSSMHEMLHLATTSQL encoded by the exons ATGGCTAATCATTTGTCACAGTCTCTGCCAGAGCGGACCTTCCAGTACCAAAGCAGCCTGCCACCCCTGCCTGTCCCGTTACTAGAGATTAGCCTTGCCAAGTACCTGGATGCAG TTCATCCATTTGCATCTAAGAAAGAGTTTAAGGCTACAGCGGACATCGTGAAGAAATTTCAAGAGGGTGTTGGCAAAGAGCTGCACCTGAAACTACTGCAGAGAGCcaggacaaagaaaaactgG CTGGAAGAATGGTGGTTAGACGCTGCGTATCTGGAGGTCCGTATCCCCTCTCAGCTGAATGTGAACTTTGGCGGACCGGGACCCTACCTGGAGCACTGCTGGCCTCCTGCAGAGGGAACTCATCTGCAGAGGGCCAGTATCAGCACATGGCACACACTACAGTACTGGAACCTGATCCGCAC TGAGAGGCTGGCTCCTCAGAAAGCAGGCAAAACAGCATTAGATATGGACCAGTTCAGAATGCTCTTCTGCACCTGCAAAGTACCTGGAATAAAGAAGGACACCATTCGTAACTACTTCAAGACAG AGCGTGAGGGTCCGTGCCCTTCACATTTGGTGGTGAGTTGTCGTGGAAGGATCTTCACATTTGACGCACTCTGTGATGGACAAATCCTCACTCCTCCAGAACTACTCAG GCAGCTGAGGTATGTGAAAGAGCGCTGTGACGGAGAGCCAGAGGGAGACGGAGTGTCTGCTCTCACCTCAGAGGAGAGGACTCGCTGGGCAAAG GCCAGGGAGCATCTAATAAGCATTGATCCACACAATAAGACCATCCTGGAGACCATCCAGAGCAGCCTGTTCATCATATCTCTGGATGAAACGAAACCCTACTCCACTCCAGAGAACTACACAAAT ATGACCCTGGAGGCCCTTACAGGCAACCCCACCGTCCGCTGGGGTGACAAATCGTACAATTCAATCGTGTTCTCCGATGGCACTTTTGGATCCACTTGTGAT CATGCACCATATGATGCCATGGTACTGGTGTCTATGTGTTGGTATCTGGACCAGCAAATTAAAGCCACAGAAGGAAAATGGAAG GGCTCAGACACAGTCAGACCCACACCTCTTCCTGAGGAGCTGGTGTTTACTGTGGACGAAAAAGTCCGGAGTGACATCAATCACGCCAAACAGCAATACCTGGAGTCG ACACAGGACCTGCAGGTTGTGTGTTACGCCTTCACAGCGTTTGGAAAAGCAGCCATCAAACAGAAGAAGCTTCATCCAGACACCTTTATTCAACTAGCAATGCAGTTGGCCTACTACAGAATACACCAAAA GCCAGGAAGTTGCTATGAGACAGCAATGACTCGCAAGTTCTACCACGGCAGGACGGAGACAATGCGACCCTGCACCCAGGAGGCTGTGAAGTGGTGTGAAGCCATGATGGACCCCGCATGCGATGTGAGT GTTAATGCCAAGAGGAAAGCCATGCTGCTGGCCttcagtaaacacaacaaactgatGGCTGAAGCCCAGGAAGGAAAAG GTTTTGACAGGCATCTTCTTGGGCTGTATCTTATTGCCAAAGAGGAGGGACGTCCCACTCCAGAACTCTTCATGGATCCCCTCTATGCAAAGAG tGGCGGCGGTGGTAACTTCGTGCTGTCGTCCAGTCTGGTGGGCTACACCACAGTTCTGGGGGCCGTGGCTCCCATGGTGCACCATGGCTATGGCTTTTTCTACCGCATCAGAGATGACAG gatTGTGGTCTCCATCTCAGCATGGAAATCTTGCCGTCAGACAGATGCTGCGTCACTATTTAACAGCTTCTGCAGCTCCATGCACGAGATGCTCCACCTGGCCACCACATCTCAGCTATAA
- the crot gene encoding peroxisomal carnitine O-octanoyltransferase isoform X2 → MANHLSQSLPERTFQYQSSLPPLPVPLLEISLAKYLDAVHPFASKKEFKATADIVKKFQEGVGKELHLKLLQRARTKKNWLEEWWLDAAYLEVRIPSQLNVNFGGPGPYLEHCWPPAEGTHLQRASISTWHTLQYWNLIRTERLAPQKAGKTALDMDQFRMLFCTCKVPGIKKDTIRNYFKTEREGPCPSHLVVSCRGRIFTFDALCDGQILTPPELLRQLRYVKERCDGEPEGDGVSALTSEERTRWAKAREHLISIDPHNKTILETIQSSLFIISLDETKPYSTPENYTNMTLEALTGNPTVRWGDKSYNSIVFSDGTFGSTCDHAPYDAMVLVSMCWYLDQQIKATEGKWKGSDTVRPTPLPEELVFTVDEKVRSDINHAKQQYLESTQDLQVVCYAFTAFGKAAIKQKKLHPDTFIQLAMQLAYYRIHQKPGSCYETAMTRKFYHGRTETMRPCTQEAVKWCEAMMDPACDVNAKRKAMLLAFSKHNKLMAEAQEGKGFDRHLLGLYLIAKEEGRPTPELFMDPLYAKSGGGGNFVLSSSLVGYTTVLGAVAPMVHHGYGFFYRIRDDRIVVSISAWKSCRQTDAASLFNSFCSSMHEMLHLATTSQL, encoded by the exons ATGGCTAATCATTTGTCACAGTCTCTGCCAGAGCGGACCTTCCAGTACCAAAGCAGCCTGCCACCCCTGCCTGTCCCGTTACTAGAGATTAGCCTTGCCAAGTACCTGGATGCAG TTCATCCATTTGCATCTAAGAAAGAGTTTAAGGCTACAGCGGACATCGTGAAGAAATTTCAAGAGGGTGTTGGCAAAGAGCTGCACCTGAAACTACTGCAGAGAGCcaggacaaagaaaaactgG CTGGAAGAATGGTGGTTAGACGCTGCGTATCTGGAGGTCCGTATCCCCTCTCAGCTGAATGTGAACTTTGGCGGACCGGGACCCTACCTGGAGCACTGCTGGCCTCCTGCAGAGGGAACTCATCTGCAGAGGGCCAGTATCAGCACATGGCACACACTACAGTACTGGAACCTGATCCGCAC TGAGAGGCTGGCTCCTCAGAAAGCAGGCAAAACAGCATTAGATATGGACCAGTTCAGAATGCTCTTCTGCACCTGCAAAGTACCTGGAATAAAGAAGGACACCATTCGTAACTACTTCAAGACAG AGCGTGAGGGTCCGTGCCCTTCACATTTGGTGGTGAGTTGTCGTGGAAGGATCTTCACATTTGACGCACTCTGTGATGGACAAATCCTCACTCCTCCAGAACTACTCAG GCAGCTGAGGTATGTGAAAGAGCGCTGTGACGGAGAGCCAGAGGGAGACGGAGTGTCTGCTCTCACCTCAGAGGAGAGGACTCGCTGGGCAAAG GCCAGGGAGCATCTAATAAGCATTGATCCACACAATAAGACCATCCTGGAGACCATCCAGAGCAGCCTGTTCATCATATCTCTGGATGAAACGAAACCCTACTCCACTCCAGAGAACTACACAAAT ATGACCCTGGAGGCCCTTACAGGCAACCCCACCGTCCGCTGGGGTGACAAATCGTACAATTCAATCGTGTTCTCCGATGGCACTTTTGGATCCACTTGTGAT CATGCACCATATGATGCCATGGTACTGGTGTCTATGTGTTGGTATCTGGACCAGCAAATTAAAGCCACAGAAGGAAAATGGAAG GGCTCAGACACAGTCAGACCCACACCTCTTCCTGAGGAGCTGGTGTTTACTGTGGACGAAAAAGTCCGGAGTGACATCAATCACGCCAAACAGCAATACCTGGAGTCG ACACAGGACCTGCAGGTTGTGTGTTACGCCTTCACAGCGTTTGGAAAAGCAGCCATCAAACAGAAGAAGCTTCATCCAGACACCTTTATTCAACTAGCAATGCAGTTGGCCTACTACAGAATACACCAAAA GCCAGGAAGTTGCTATGAGACAGCAATGACTCGCAAGTTCTACCACGGCAGGACGGAGACAATGCGACCCTGCACCCAGGAGGCTGTGAAGTGGTGTGAAGCCATGATGGACCCCGCATGCGAT GTTAATGCCAAGAGGAAAGCCATGCTGCTGGCCttcagtaaacacaacaaactgatGGCTGAAGCCCAGGAAGGAAAAG GTTTTGACAGGCATCTTCTTGGGCTGTATCTTATTGCCAAAGAGGAGGGACGTCCCACTCCAGAACTCTTCATGGATCCCCTCTATGCAAAGAG tGGCGGCGGTGGTAACTTCGTGCTGTCGTCCAGTCTGGTGGGCTACACCACAGTTCTGGGGGCCGTGGCTCCCATGGTGCACCATGGCTATGGCTTTTTCTACCGCATCAGAGATGACAG gatTGTGGTCTCCATCTCAGCATGGAAATCTTGCCGTCAGACAGATGCTGCGTCACTATTTAACAGCTTCTGCAGCTCCATGCACGAGATGCTCCACCTGGCCACCACATCTCAGCTATAA
- the acbd7 gene encoding acyl-CoA-binding domain-containing protein 7 encodes MSHQAEFDKMAEDVKKVKTRPTDQELLDLYGLYKQAVVGDINTDRPGMLDLKGKAKWDAWNSRKGMSQDDAMSAYITLAKEVISKYGL; translated from the exons ATGTCTCATcag GCAGAGTTTGACAAGATGGCAGAGGATGTGAAAAAGGTGAAGACGAGGCCTACGGACCAGGAGCTGCTGGACCTGTATGGCCTTTATAAGCAGGCAGTCGTTGGAGACATTAACACCG ATAGACCGGGAATGCTGGACTTAAAAGGAAAAGCCAAGTGGGACGCCTGGAACTCCAGGAAAG GAATGTCCCAGGATGATGCCATGTCGGCCTACATTACACTTGCAAAGGAAGTCATCAGCAAATATGGCCTGTGA
- the rpp38 gene encoding ribonuclease P protein subunit p38 encodes MATAGKPDKKETKKQTKKYIPTKTSFTSPITPKWSPLPQEDMHFILKTLKDKLVSTGLEKKEVKVFRPWRKKRDQKPAATSEPVPQVSQHAQVQDSPKNGWTDVAARRQLAIGINEVTKALERNELKLLLVCKSVKPKHMTDHLIALSATRGVPACQVPRLSQSVSEPLGLKSVLALGFRQCASKEDEAFTDTVDAITPRVPSLDVAWLQGAAPSVTPEDPVDMEEEEEAGEMKGQKRKLESESEEVTESASSCTLQPLKVKKVVANPEKKRKIKIKS; translated from the coding sequence ATGGCCACGGCAGGAAAGCCAGATAAAAAGGAAACCAAAAAGCAAACCAAAAAGTATATTCCAACCAAGACCTCCTTCACATCACCAATCACTCCAAAATGGAGCCCACTTCCCCAAGAAGACATGCATTTCATCCTGAAAACCCTGAAGGACAAGCTGGTTTCCACAGGTCTCGAGAAGAAAGAGGTGAAAGTGTTTCGCccatggaggaaaaagagagaccAGAAACCTGCTGCCACATCAGAACCTGTTCCCCaggtgagccagcatgcacaggTGCAGGACTCTCCCAAAAACGGCTGGACAGATGTGGCAGCCAGAAGACAACTGGCCATTGGCATCAATGAGGTCACCAAAGCTCTGGAGAGGAATGAGCTCAAACTGTTGCTCGTGTGCAAGTCTGTCAAGCCGAAACACATGACGGATCACCTGATAGCGCTGAGTGCAACGAGAGGTGTGCCGGCCTGCCAGGTGCCTCGGCTCAGCCAGAGCGTCTCGGAGCCGCTGGGGCTGAAAAGTGTCCTCGCATTAGGATTCAGACAGTGTGCCTCCAAAGAGGACGAGGCGTTCACTGACACTGTTGATGCCATTACACCTAGAGTGCCTTCACTGGATGTTGCGTGGCTACAAGGTGCAGCACCCAGTGTAACACCTGAAGACCCTGTTGacatggaagaggaggaggaagctggGGAGATGAAGGGCCAGAAAAGGAAACTTGAGAGTGAATCTGAGGAGGTCACAGAGTCGGCCTCCTCCTGCACTCTGCAACCTCTCAAAGTGAAAAAAGTAGTTGCTAaccctgaaaagaaaagaaaaataaagattaagTCATAG